One genomic segment of Cervus canadensis isolate Bull #8, Minnesota chromosome 14, ASM1932006v1, whole genome shotgun sequence includes these proteins:
- the LOC122453096 gene encoding olfactory receptor 13C7 has translation MESANQTASVTEFILLGLSAHPKLEKTFFMLILLMYLVILLGNGVLILVSILDSRLHTPMYFFLGNLSFLDICYTTSSVPLILDSFLTPRKTIPSSACAVQMFLSFAMGATECVLLGMMAFDRYVAICNPLRYPVVMSRAVYVPMAAGSWALGGVASLVHTSLAIQLPFCGANVINHFACEILAVLRLACADISINVISMGVTNVIFLGVPVLLIFVSYIFILTTILRIPSAEGRKKAFSTCSAHLTVVVIFYGTILFMYGKPKSKDPLGADKQDLGDKLTSLFYGVVTPMLNPIIYSLRNKDVKAAVRNLVSQKCFTW, from the coding sequence ATGGAAAGTGCCAACCAGACAGCCTCTGTGACAGAGTTCATTCTCCTGGGCCTCTCGGCCCACCCAAAGCTGGAGAAAACGTTCTTTATGCTCATCCTGCTCATGTACCTGGTGATCCTGCTGGGCAACGGGGTCCTCATCCTGGTGAGCATCCTTGACTCCCGCCTACACacgcccatgtacttcttcctgggGAACCTCTCCTTCCTGGACATCTGCTACACAACCTCCTCAGTGCCCCTCATCCTTGACAGCTTCCTGACCCCCAGGAAAACCATCCCCTCCTCAGCCTGTGCTGTGCAGATGTTCCTCTCCTTTGCCATGGGAGCTACGGAGTGTGTGCTTCTGGGCATGATGGCATTTgatcgctatgtggccatctgcaaccCCCTGAGGTACCCCGTGGTCATGAGCAGGGCTGTCTATGTGCCCATGGCTGCTGGCTCCTGGGCTCTTGGTGGTGTTGCTTCCCTGGTTCACACATCCTTGGCGATTCAGCTGCCCTTCTGTGGGGCCAATGTCATCAACCACTTCGCCTGTGAGATCCTGGCTGTCCTGAGGTTGGCCTGTGCTGACATCTCCATCAATGTGATCAGCATGGGGGTGACCAATGTGATCTTCCTGGGGGTCCCAGTTCTGCTCATCTTTGTCTCCTACATTTTCATCCTCACCACCATCCTGAGGATCCCTTCAGCTGAGGGGAGGAAaaaggccttctccacctgctctgcCCACCTCACAGTTGTTGTCATCTTCTACGGGACCATCCTCTTCATGTATGGGAAGCCCAAATCCAAGGACCCCCTGGGGGCAGACAAACAGGACCTTGGAGACAAGCTCACCTCCCTCTTCTATGGGGTGGTGACCCCCATGCTCAACCCCATCATCTACAGCCTCAGGAACAAGGATGTGAAGGCTGCTGTGAGGAACCTGGTGAGTCAGAAATGCTTCACCTGGTGA